The Mycolicibacterium doricum genome includes a region encoding these proteins:
- a CDS encoding ATP-dependent helicase — MTQPLAARDGLSRFSPLTREWFAGTFVEPTPAQAQAWSAIADGDNTLVIAPTGSGKTLAAFLWAIDRLASSEPRPAGAGTRVLYVSPLKALAADVERNLRTPLVGIARIAERHGHTPPAISVGVRSGDTTPAQRRELVTRPPDVLITTPESLFLMLTSAARDTLAEVQTVIIDEVHALAATKRGAHLALSLERLDQLLERPAQRIGLSATVRPPEEVARFLSGHAPTTIVAPPAAKTFDLSVQVPVPDMADLENNTIWPDVEEQIVDLVEAHRSSIVFANSRRLAERLTSRLNEIHAERTGTELDGRNAGVGGGAPAQLMGSGQSFGAEPLLAKAHHGSVSKEQRALVEEDLKSGRIKAVVATSSLELGIDMGAVDLVVQVETPPSVASGLQRVGRAGHQVGEISQGVLFPKHRTDLIGCAVTVQRMLTGQIETMRVPANPLDVLAQHTVAAAALEPLDADRWFDAVRRSAPFATLPRSAFEATLDLLSGKYPSTEFAELRPRLVYDRDAGTLTARPGAQRLAVTSGGAIPDRGMFTVYLATESEKPSRVGELDEEMVYESRPSDVISLGATSWRITEITHDRVLVIPAPGQPARLPFWRGDGVGRPAELGAAVGAFTGELAALGADAFANRCRTIGFNDYATDNLHRLLDDQRQATGTVPTDTTLVVERFRDELGDWRIILHSPYGLRVHGPLALAVGRRLRERYGIDEKPTASDDGIIVRLPDTDFGSGGTATFADLFVFDAEEIEPIVTAEVGGSALFASRFRECAARALLLPRRHPGKRSPLWHQRQRAAQLLDVARKYPDFPIVLEAVRECLQDVYDVPALVELMHRIAQRRLRIVEVETTTPSPFAASLLFGYVGAFMYEGDSPLAERRAAALSLDSTLLAELLGRVELRELLDADVIAATFRQLQHLAKDRRAKDAEGVADLLRLLGPLTAEEIAERSTTDDVGGWLEGLLTAKRVLTVSFAGQNWWVAIEDAGLLRDGVGMAVPVGVPLSFLDPVVDPLGELIGRYARTHGPFTTVEAAARFGLGLRVTADVLGRLAVDGRLLRGEFTDVPTGDSAGNEQWCDGDVLKILRRRSLAALRAQVEPVSTTAYARFLPAWQHVGSAHSAGVDGLASTIDQLAGVPIPASAVEPLVLSQRVGDYQPAMLDELLASGEIMWSGAGSIGGGDGWIAFHHADSVPLTLTAPVELEFTDTHRAIMETLAAGGAFFFRQLADGDPEAFKTALWELLWAGWVTGDTFAPVRAMLSGSRRSTGTRGAPAHRQRARPPRLSSYSIAHAQTRVSDPTVAGRWSALPAAETDSTVRAHFSAELLLNRYGVLTKGAAVAAGISGGFAMLYKVLTAFEDAGRCQRGYFVESLGGAQFAVASTVDRLRTYLDEVDQERREYHAVVLAAADPANPYGAALPWPARTADGEAEGSHRPGRKAGALVALVDGELAWFLERGGRSLLSFTDDAEAQMAAASALADLVGRGRVQSLLVEKVNGVTVLEPAQGKVRAAVHDALTGAGFTRTPRGLRLR, encoded by the coding sequence GTGACGCAACCCCTGGCGGCCCGCGATGGCCTCTCCCGGTTCAGCCCGCTGACCCGGGAATGGTTCGCGGGTACCTTCGTCGAGCCGACGCCCGCGCAGGCGCAGGCCTGGTCGGCGATCGCCGACGGGGACAACACGCTGGTCATCGCACCCACCGGCTCGGGTAAGACGCTCGCGGCGTTCCTGTGGGCGATCGACCGGCTCGCGTCGTCGGAGCCAAGGCCGGCCGGCGCAGGCACCCGGGTGCTGTACGTGTCGCCGCTCAAGGCACTCGCGGCCGACGTCGAGCGCAACCTGCGCACCCCGCTGGTCGGTATCGCCCGCATCGCCGAACGCCACGGCCACACGCCGCCCGCCATCAGCGTCGGAGTGCGCTCCGGGGACACCACCCCCGCGCAGCGGCGGGAACTCGTCACCCGCCCGCCGGACGTTCTGATCACCACCCCCGAGTCGCTGTTCCTGATGCTGACCTCGGCGGCCCGCGACACCCTCGCCGAGGTGCAGACGGTCATCATCGACGAGGTGCACGCGCTGGCGGCCACCAAACGCGGCGCGCATCTGGCGCTGTCGCTGGAACGGCTCGACCAGTTGTTGGAGCGGCCGGCGCAGCGCATCGGACTGTCGGCGACAGTCCGGCCGCCCGAGGAGGTCGCCCGCTTCCTGTCTGGCCACGCCCCGACGACCATCGTCGCGCCGCCGGCGGCCAAGACGTTCGACCTGTCGGTGCAGGTGCCGGTGCCCGACATGGCGGACCTCGAGAACAACACCATCTGGCCCGATGTCGAGGAGCAGATCGTCGACCTCGTCGAAGCGCACCGCTCCTCGATCGTATTCGCGAATTCGCGGCGGCTCGCCGAGCGGCTGACGTCGAGGCTCAACGAGATCCACGCCGAGCGCACCGGCACCGAACTCGACGGCCGCAACGCCGGGGTCGGCGGCGGTGCGCCGGCCCAGCTGATGGGCAGCGGTCAGAGCTTCGGCGCCGAACCGCTGCTGGCCAAGGCCCATCACGGATCGGTCAGCAAGGAGCAGCGGGCCCTGGTCGAAGAGGACCTCAAGAGCGGGCGAATCAAGGCCGTAGTCGCCACGTCCAGCCTGGAACTCGGTATCGACATGGGCGCGGTGGACCTGGTCGTCCAGGTGGAGACCCCGCCGTCGGTGGCGAGCGGTCTGCAGCGGGTGGGCCGCGCTGGCCATCAGGTCGGCGAGATCTCCCAGGGCGTGTTGTTCCCCAAGCACCGCACTGACCTGATCGGCTGCGCTGTCACGGTGCAGCGCATGCTGACCGGCCAGATCGAGACCATGCGGGTGCCCGCCAACCCCCTCGACGTGCTGGCCCAGCACACGGTGGCGGCCGCCGCACTCGAACCGCTCGACGCCGACCGCTGGTTCGACGCGGTGCGGCGTAGCGCGCCGTTCGCGACGTTGCCCCGCAGCGCGTTCGAGGCAACCCTCGACCTGCTGTCGGGTAAGTACCCGTCGACCGAGTTCGCCGAACTGCGGCCGCGGCTGGTGTACGACCGCGACGCCGGGACGCTGACCGCGCGGCCGGGGGCCCAACGCCTCGCCGTCACCTCCGGCGGCGCGATCCCCGACCGCGGGATGTTCACCGTGTACCTCGCCACCGAATCCGAGAAGCCTTCGCGCGTCGGCGAACTTGACGAGGAAATGGTCTACGAATCCCGGCCCAGCGATGTGATCTCGCTGGGTGCGACGAGCTGGCGGATCACCGAGATCACCCACGACCGGGTGCTGGTCATCCCGGCACCGGGTCAGCCCGCACGGTTGCCGTTCTGGCGTGGCGACGGCGTGGGGCGGCCCGCCGAACTCGGTGCGGCGGTCGGCGCGTTCACCGGTGAACTCGCCGCGCTGGGAGCCGATGCGTTCGCCAACCGTTGCCGCACAATCGGTTTCAACGACTACGCCACCGACAACCTGCACCGGCTGCTCGACGATCAGCGGCAGGCCACCGGCACCGTGCCGACCGACACCACCTTAGTCGTCGAGCGGTTCCGCGACGAACTCGGAGACTGGCGGATCATCCTGCACTCCCCCTACGGCCTGCGGGTGCATGGCCCGTTGGCGCTCGCGGTGGGACGCCGGCTGCGTGAGCGCTACGGCATCGACGAGAAGCCGACCGCATCCGACGACGGCATCATCGTCCGGCTGCCGGACACCGACTTCGGATCCGGCGGTACGGCGACGTTCGCGGACCTGTTCGTGTTCGACGCCGAGGAGATCGAACCCATCGTCACCGCAGAGGTCGGCGGATCGGCGTTGTTCGCGTCCCGCTTCCGCGAATGTGCGGCACGTGCGCTGCTGCTGCCGCGGCGTCATCCCGGTAAGCGGTCCCCGCTGTGGCATCAGCGCCAGCGGGCGGCCCAACTGCTCGACGTGGCCCGCAAGTACCCGGACTTCCCGATCGTGCTCGAGGCCGTGCGGGAGTGCCTGCAGGACGTCTACGACGTTCCCGCCCTAGTCGAGCTGATGCACCGGATCGCCCAGCGCCGGCTGCGCATCGTCGAGGTGGAGACCACAACGCCGTCCCCGTTCGCGGCGTCACTGTTGTTCGGCTACGTCGGCGCGTTCATGTACGAGGGCGACAGTCCGCTGGCCGAGCGGCGCGCGGCCGCGCTGTCGTTGGACAGCACGCTGCTGGCCGAACTGCTCGGCCGGGTAGAACTGCGCGAGTTACTCGACGCCGACGTCATCGCCGCCACCTTCCGCCAACTGCAGCACCTCGCCAAGGACCGCCGCGCGAAGGACGCCGAGGGGGTCGCCGATCTGCTGCGCCTGTTGGGACCGCTGACCGCCGAGGAGATCGCCGAACGCTCCACCACAGACGACGTCGGCGGCTGGCTCGAGGGGCTGCTGACGGCGAAACGGGTGCTCACGGTGTCGTTCGCCGGACAGAACTGGTGGGTGGCGATCGAGGATGCGGGCCTGCTGCGCGACGGTGTCGGGATGGCGGTGCCGGTCGGTGTCCCGCTGTCGTTCCTCGATCCGGTGGTCGATCCGCTCGGTGAGCTGATCGGCCGCTACGCCCGCACCCACGGACCGTTCACCACCGTCGAGGCGGCCGCACGGTTCGGTCTGGGCCTGCGGGTCACCGCCGACGTGCTGGGCCGGCTGGCCGTCGACGGCCGGCTGCTGCGCGGTGAGTTCACCGACGTCCCCACGGGAGATTCCGCGGGCAACGAACAGTGGTGCGACGGCGACGTCCTGAAGATCCTGCGCCGCCGGTCACTGGCCGCGCTGCGCGCACAGGTCGAGCCGGTCAGCACCACCGCGTACGCCCGGTTCCTGCCGGCCTGGCAGCACGTCGGGTCGGCGCATAGCGCGGGGGTCGACGGGCTGGCCTCGACGATCGACCAACTCGCCGGTGTGCCGATCCCGGCATCGGCGGTCGAGCCGCTGGTGCTGTCGCAGCGGGTCGGTGACTACCAGCCCGCGATGCTCGACGAACTGCTGGCCAGCGGCGAAATCATGTGGTCCGGTGCGGGTTCGATCGGTGGCGGTGACGGCTGGATCGCCTTCCACCATGCCGACTCGGTGCCGTTGACGTTGACCGCCCCGGTGGAACTCGAGTTCACCGACACGCACCGCGCGATCATGGAGACGCTGGCCGCCGGCGGCGCCTTTTTCTTCCGTCAGCTCGCCGATGGCGATCCCGAGGCGTTCAAAACCGCGCTGTGGGAACTCCTCTGGGCCGGGTGGGTCACTGGTGACACCTTCGCCCCGGTCCGCGCGATGCTCTCGGGCAGCCGGCGGTCCACCGGCACGCGCGGCGCCCCGGCACACCGGCAGCGGGCCCGCCCGCCGCGGTTGAGCAGCTACAGCATCGCGCACGCCCAGACGCGCGTGAGTGATCCGACGGTGGCCGGGCGGTGGTCGGCGCTACCCGCCGCGGAGACCGATTCCACTGTGCGCGCACATTTCTCGGCTGAACTACTGCTGAACCGCTACGGCGTGCTCACCAAGGGCGCGGCCGTCGCCGCGGGCATATCGGGCGGGTTCGCGATGCTGTACAAAGTGCTGACCGCGTTCGAGGACGCGGGCCGGTGCCAACGCGGCTACTTCGTCGAATCGCTGGGCGGGGCGCAGTTCGCCGTCGCCTCGACGGTGGACCGCTTGCGGACCTATCTCGACGAGGTCGACCAGGAACGCCGTGAGTACCACGCCGTGGTGCTGGCGGCCGCCGACCCGGCCAACCCCTACGGCGCCGCGCTGCCGTGGCCGGCCCGCACCGCCGACGGCGAGGCAGAGGGTTCTCACCGCCCCGGCCGCAAGGCGGGAGCGCTGGTGGCGCTGGTCGACGGTGAGCTGGCCTGGTTCCTGGAACGGGGCGGCCGGTCGCTGCTCAGTTTCACCGACGACGCCGAGGCCCAAATGGCGGCCGCCTCGGCGTTGGCCGATCTGGTCGGCCGCGGCCGGGTGCAGTCGCTGCTGGTCGAGAAGGTCAACGGGGTGACGGTCTTGGAACCGGCGCAGGGCAAGGTGCGCGCTGCGGTGCACGACGCGCTGACCGGCGCCGGTTTCACGCGGACCCCGCGCGGCCTGCGGTTGCGGTGA
- a CDS encoding SDR family oxidoreductase has product MDVDSTVVAITGAGSGIGRALAESFAAAGARLVLGDVDEPALTETAERLTLSGADVTARQADASSADDLAAMIAGRPVDVFVANAGVMGAPGLGGEADWDRVLEINLRAHVRAATLLVPQWQARGRGHFVAVASAAGLLTQIGAAGYAVSKHAAVGFAEWLAVTYGDDGIGVTCVCPMGVDTALLNAIRDSTDAAVRLGADAVVSAGTVLSPTEVAEQTVAAVRDGRFLVLPHPEVGDMLAGKVADYDRWIAGMQRYQRSLRAQASPSA; this is encoded by the coding sequence ATGGACGTCGACAGCACCGTCGTGGCGATCACCGGCGCCGGTTCCGGGATCGGGCGCGCACTCGCGGAGTCGTTCGCCGCCGCAGGCGCCCGCCTGGTGCTCGGCGACGTCGACGAGCCGGCGCTGACGGAGACCGCGGAGCGTCTCACCCTTTCCGGGGCGGACGTCACCGCTCGGCAGGCGGACGCCAGTTCGGCCGACGACCTCGCGGCCATGATCGCCGGGCGACCGGTGGACGTCTTCGTCGCCAACGCCGGCGTCATGGGCGCACCGGGTCTGGGCGGCGAAGCGGACTGGGACCGCGTCCTCGAGATCAACCTGCGCGCACACGTCCGCGCCGCCACGCTGCTGGTGCCGCAGTGGCAGGCCCGCGGCCGCGGCCATTTCGTCGCGGTCGCCTCGGCCGCGGGGCTGCTCACCCAGATCGGTGCGGCGGGCTACGCGGTGAGCAAGCACGCCGCGGTGGGGTTCGCCGAATGGCTGGCCGTCACCTACGGCGACGACGGCATCGGCGTGACCTGTGTCTGTCCGATGGGCGTCGACACCGCGCTGCTGAACGCGATCCGCGATTCGACCGATGCCGCGGTGCGGTTGGGCGCGGACGCCGTGGTCAGCGCGGGCACCGTGCTGAGCCCGACTGAGGTGGCCGAACAGACCGTCGCCGCGGTGCGCGACGGCCGGTTCCTGGTGCTGCCCCACCCCGAGGTGGGCGACATGCTGGCCGGCAAGGTCGCCGATTACGACCGGTGGATCGCCGGTATGCAGCGCTACCAGCGGTCGCTGCGCGCCCAAGCCTCACCGTCGGCGTAA
- the amaB gene encoding L-piperidine-6-carboxylate dehydrogenase has translation MATTSPAASRATQVLPTADELRDRVRAAFEAIGATSRLGAPGDDGLPASTPITGEVLFTVEESSPAQTEAAIAAAADAFTRWRTTPAPVRGALVARLGELLVEHKAALATLVTVEAGKITSEALGEVQEMIDICQFAVGLSRQLYGRTIASERPGHRLMETWHPLGVVGVITAFNFPVAVWSWNTAVALVCGDTVVWKPSELTPLTAIACQALLLRAAADVGAPAAVGRLALGGRAIGETLVDDARVALLSATGSVRMGQQVGPRVAQRFGKALLELGGNNAAIVTPSADLDLAVRAIVFSAAGTAGQRCTTLRRLIVHRSVADDVVERVAAAYRQLPVGDPACGGTLLGPLIHETAYRDMVAALEMARADGGEVIGGERRHFQGDSAETSFYVTPAVVRMPAQTAVVHTETFAPILYVLTYDDLEQAIALNNAVPQGLSSAIFTLDVREAEQFMAADGSDCGIANVNIGTSGAEIGGAFGGEKQTGGGRESGSDAWKAYMRRATNTVNYSAELPLAQGVHFG, from the coding sequence ATGGCCACCACTTCCCCCGCGGCTTCCCGTGCGACCCAGGTGCTGCCCACCGCCGACGAGTTGAGGGATCGAGTGAGGGCCGCCTTCGAGGCGATCGGTGCGACGTCCCGTCTCGGCGCGCCCGGTGACGACGGCCTGCCCGCCAGTACCCCGATCACGGGCGAGGTCCTGTTCACCGTCGAGGAGAGTTCGCCCGCGCAGACCGAGGCTGCGATCGCGGCGGCGGCCGACGCGTTCACGCGGTGGCGGACCACCCCCGCGCCGGTACGCGGCGCGCTGGTCGCCCGGTTGGGCGAACTGCTCGTCGAACACAAGGCGGCGCTGGCGACCCTGGTCACCGTGGAGGCAGGCAAGATCACCTCCGAGGCGCTCGGTGAAGTGCAGGAGATGATCGACATCTGCCAGTTCGCCGTCGGCCTGTCGCGCCAGCTGTACGGCCGGACGATCGCCTCGGAGCGGCCCGGACACCGGTTGATGGAGACCTGGCATCCGCTGGGCGTCGTGGGGGTGATCACGGCGTTCAACTTCCCGGTGGCCGTGTGGTCGTGGAACACCGCCGTCGCCCTGGTGTGCGGAGATACGGTCGTGTGGAAGCCGTCCGAACTCACCCCCCTTACGGCGATCGCCTGTCAGGCCCTGCTGCTGCGGGCCGCCGCCGACGTCGGCGCGCCGGCCGCCGTCGGCAGGCTGGCGCTGGGTGGACGCGCCATCGGCGAGACGCTGGTCGACGATGCCAGGGTCGCGTTGCTGTCGGCGACCGGTTCGGTACGGATGGGCCAGCAGGTCGGCCCGCGGGTGGCGCAGCGGTTCGGTAAGGCGTTGCTGGAACTCGGCGGCAACAACGCCGCGATCGTGACGCCGTCGGCGGATCTCGACCTGGCGGTGCGGGCGATCGTCTTCTCGGCCGCGGGCACCGCAGGTCAGCGCTGCACCACTTTGCGCAGGCTGATCGTGCATCGGTCGGTGGCCGACGATGTCGTCGAACGGGTAGCGGCGGCCTATCGACAACTGCCGGTGGGTGATCCGGCTTGCGGGGGGACGCTGCTCGGGCCGCTGATCCACGAGACCGCATACCGTGACATGGTGGCCGCACTGGAGATGGCGCGCGCCGACGGCGGTGAGGTGATCGGCGGTGAGCGCCGCCACTTCCAGGGCGACAGCGCTGAGACGTCCTTCTACGTCACACCGGCGGTCGTGCGAATGCCCGCCCAGACGGCGGTGGTGCACACCGAGACGTTCGCCCCCATCCTCTACGTGCTGACCTACGACGACCTGGAACAAGCCATCGCCTTGAACAATGCGGTGCCGCAGGGACTTTCGTCGGCGATCTTCACCCTGGACGTGCGTGAGGCCGAGCAGTTCATGGCCGCCGACGGCTCGGACTGCGGGATCGCCAACGTCAACATCGGCACCTCGGGAGCCGAGATCGGCGGCGCGTTCGGCGGCGAGAAGCAGACCGGAGGCGGCCGCGAGTCCGGTTCGGATGCATGGAAGGCCTACATGCGCAGAGCCACCAATACGGTCAACTACTCCGCGGAGTTACCCCTGGCTCAAGGCGTGCACTTCGGGTAG
- a CDS encoding Lrp/AsnC family transcriptional regulator: MGEPDEHPHPATPLDEIDRILARELVTDGRATLAHLAACAGLSVSAVQSRVRRLEARGVVTGYQAKLSPEAVGHQLSAFVAITPLDPSQPDDAPARLEHIAAIESCHSVAGDESYVLLVRVGSARALEDLLQQIRTAANVRTRSTIILQTFYEGRQHVP; encoded by the coding sequence ATGGGGGAACCCGACGAGCACCCGCATCCGGCAACGCCGCTCGACGAGATCGACCGCATTCTGGCGCGTGAACTCGTGACCGACGGGCGGGCCACCCTGGCGCATCTGGCGGCCTGCGCCGGCCTGTCGGTGTCGGCGGTCCAGTCACGGGTGCGCCGGTTGGAGGCGCGCGGAGTCGTCACCGGATACCAGGCGAAGCTCAGCCCGGAAGCCGTCGGACACCAACTGTCGGCGTTCGTCGCGATCACCCCTCTCGACCCGTCTCAACCCGATGATGCGCCCGCGCGGCTCGAGCACATTGCGGCGATCGAGTCCTGCCATTCGGTGGCCGGCGACGAGAGCTATGTGCTGCTGGTGCGGGTCGGATCGGCGCGAGCGCTCGAGGATCTGCTGCAGCAGATCCGCACGGCGGCGAACGTGCGGACCCGAAGCACGATCATCCTACAGACATTTTACGAAGGTCGTCAGCACGTGCCATAA
- a CDS encoding Rv1535 domain-containing protein, which translates to MANLLAGLVRSSGQDALLDGAVRVLTPPLCEIYAVLVRAGVVVIDDD; encoded by the coding sequence ATGGCGAACCTACTTGCCGGCCTCGTTCGAAGCAGTGGCCAGGATGCGCTGCTCGACGGCGCTGTCCGGGTGCTCACCCCGCCGCTGTGCGAGATCTACGCCGTCCTCGTCCGCGCCGGGGTCGTCGTCATCGACGACGACTGA
- the lat gene encoding L-lysine 6-transaminase, giving the protein MTDMLTRIDAAVTPARVHAVLARSILADGLDIVLDLDRSAGSYLVDARTGERYLDMFTFFASSALGMNHPALAADDGFRAELARAAVNKPSNSDVYSVPMAQFVETFARVLGDPLLPHLFFVDGGALAVENALKVAFDWKSRLNECRGLDPALGTRVMHLRGAFHGRSGYTLSLTNTDPNKVGRFPKFDWPRIDAPFIRPGADMTALEEESLRQARAAFEAYPHDIACFIAEPIQGEGGDRHFRPEFFIAMRALCDEFDALLILDEVQTGCGITGTPWAYQQLGVAPDVVAFGKKTQVCGVMAGRRVDEVADNVFAVSSRINSTWGGNLADMVRARRILEVIEADGLLARAAHAGGYLQARLGQLAVEFPGVVCDVRGRGLMCAFSLPTQAQRDALIRRLWERRVIMLASGADSVRFRPALTVSRVELDAAVDAVREAVR; this is encoded by the coding sequence ATGACCGATATGTTGACACGTATCGATGCTGCGGTCACACCGGCCCGGGTGCACGCCGTACTGGCCCGTAGCATTCTCGCCGACGGCCTCGACATCGTGCTGGACCTCGACCGGTCGGCGGGCTCGTATCTGGTCGATGCCCGCACCGGTGAGCGCTACCTCGACATGTTCACCTTCTTCGCGTCGTCGGCCCTCGGCATGAACCATCCCGCTCTGGCCGCCGACGACGGATTCCGCGCCGAACTCGCCCGGGCCGCCGTGAACAAACCCAGTAACTCCGATGTCTATTCGGTGCCCATGGCGCAGTTCGTCGAGACGTTCGCGCGGGTGCTGGGTGACCCGCTGCTGCCGCACCTGTTCTTCGTCGACGGTGGTGCCCTTGCGGTGGAGAACGCGCTCAAGGTCGCCTTCGACTGGAAGAGCCGGCTCAACGAATGCCGCGGTCTCGACCCGGCTCTCGGTACCCGCGTGATGCACCTGCGCGGCGCGTTCCACGGCCGCAGCGGCTACACGCTGTCCCTGACCAACACTGACCCGAACAAGGTGGGACGGTTCCCGAAGTTCGACTGGCCGCGCATCGACGCCCCGTTCATTCGCCCGGGAGCCGATATGACGGCGCTCGAGGAGGAGTCGTTGCGACAGGCACGCGCGGCGTTCGAGGCGTACCCGCACGACATCGCCTGCTTCATCGCCGAACCGATCCAAGGTGAAGGCGGCGACCGGCATTTCCGGCCGGAGTTCTTCATCGCGATGCGGGCGCTGTGCGACGAGTTCGACGCGTTGCTGATCCTCGACGAGGTGCAGACCGGCTGCGGGATCACCGGAACGCCATGGGCGTATCAGCAGCTGGGTGTCGCCCCCGACGTGGTGGCCTTCGGTAAGAAGACTCAGGTGTGCGGCGTGATGGCGGGTCGGCGCGTCGACGAGGTGGCCGACAACGTGTTCGCTGTCAGCTCGCGCATCAACTCGACCTGGGGCGGCAACCTCGCCGACATGGTGCGCGCCCGGCGCATCCTGGAAGTAATCGAGGCCGACGGCCTGCTCGCGCGCGCAGCGCATGCGGGCGGCTATCTGCAGGCCCGGCTTGGACAGCTTGCAGTCGAGTTCCCGGGGGTGGTGTGCGACGTGCGGGGCCGCGGGTTGATGTGCGCATTCAGCCTCCCGACCCAGGCCCAGCGCGACGCCCTGATCCGCCGTCTGTGGGAGCGGCGGGTGATCATGCTGGCGAGCGGGGCGGATTCGGTGCGGTTCCGTCCGGCGTTGACGGTGTCCCGGGTGGAACTCGACGCAGCGGTGGATGCGGTTCGCGAGGCCGTGCGCTGA
- a CDS encoding restriction endonuclease → MTRNSRLKLYGALGAASGWSAHLVGWPPALVVALAVAVPALAGAAPRFVLGVISGAAASRVPEGEMSGTEFEDHIAHIVRACGVPVIMTPRTGDWGVDLIVGRRPNRVAVQCKRQSRPVGTSAVQEVVAGAPMQDCARTMVVTNNEFTPAAHKLAERHGCELVGRQEMARLRSTIRRLTEGADVSARPREPHPPLRRVPPGTPSTPDGTAPNPPRSPA, encoded by the coding sequence GTGACCCGCAATAGTCGGCTCAAGCTCTACGGCGCGCTGGGCGCCGCGTCGGGCTGGAGCGCTCACCTGGTCGGCTGGCCGCCCGCACTCGTCGTGGCGCTCGCCGTGGCGGTGCCTGCCCTCGCCGGCGCCGCGCCCCGGTTCGTCCTCGGCGTGATCTCGGGAGCCGCGGCATCCCGGGTACCCGAAGGAGAGATGTCCGGCACGGAGTTCGAGGACCACATCGCACACATCGTCCGCGCCTGCGGTGTTCCGGTGATCATGACCCCGCGGACCGGCGACTGGGGCGTCGACCTCATCGTCGGCCGGCGCCCCAACCGCGTGGCCGTGCAATGCAAGCGCCAATCGCGGCCCGTCGGCACGAGCGCCGTGCAGGAGGTGGTCGCCGGTGCGCCGATGCAGGACTGCGCGCGGACCATGGTCGTCACCAACAACGAGTTCACCCCTGCTGCACATAAACTCGCCGAACGTCACGGGTGCGAGCTGGTCGGACGACAGGAGATGGCGCGGCTCCGTTCGACGATCCGCCGACTCACCGAGGGCGCCGACGTCAGCGCACGGCCTCGCGAACCGCATCCACCGCTGCGTCGAGTTCCACCCGGGACACCGTCAACGCCGGACGGAACCGCACCGAATCCGCCCCGCTCGCCAGCATGA
- the usfY gene encoding protein UsfY: MKSPEDPVDHARTFRPHAGETMKDTKNMPALILLGVALVSFVAALAAHATANHTVGVILGCISAVMFVVAGAWFMIEHRRVKSIEDRWHAEHPDAERQRPSH; the protein is encoded by the coding sequence ATGAAAAGCCCAGAAGACCCCGTCGACCACGCACGGACGTTTCGTCCGCATGCCGGTGAGACGATGAAGGACACCAAGAACATGCCGGCGCTGATCCTTCTCGGAGTTGCGCTCGTGTCGTTCGTCGCCGCCCTGGCGGCGCACGCCACCGCCAACCACACGGTGGGCGTGATCCTCGGATGCATCTCCGCGGTGATGTTCGTGGTGGCCGGCGCCTGGTTCATGATCGAGCACCGCCGAGTGAAGAGCATCGAAGACCGTTGGCATGCGGAGCATCCCGACGCCGAACGTCAGCGGCCGTCCCACTGA
- the mbp1 gene encoding microaggregate-binding protein 1, with the protein MTEKNSGPEEGIKGVVEDVKGKAKEGVGTVTGRDDLVREGKAQQDKADAQQDAARKEAEAESARGGAKAAEERQKSEQ; encoded by the coding sequence ATGACCGAGAAGAACAGTGGCCCCGAAGAAGGCATCAAGGGCGTCGTCGAGGACGTCAAGGGCAAGGCCAAGGAAGGTGTCGGCACGGTCACCGGCCGCGACGACCTGGTCCGTGAGGGCAAGGCCCAACAGGACAAAGCCGACGCTCAGCAGGACGCGGCCCGTAAAGAGGCCGAGGCGGAATCGGCCCGCGGCGGCGCGAAGGCCGCCGAGGAGCGTCAGAAGAGCGAGCAGTAA